The sequence AGGAAAGGGAAGAGTTTGGGGAGAGCAATGCTGAACAGGAATCAGCAGGCCAGGGCTCTGGTCTGAACTCTTGTCCAAACactggctctctgccccttctcctctttggacctcagtctcctcatccttaaaatggggccgggggggggggggctggaccAAAGCAGTGGTTTTTACCCACACTCGTTCATCTTGTGTTTGAACAAAGGGTTCCGCAGCTCACACTTTTAAAGAAGCTAGAAGTCACCCTGAGGTCCTAGTGGGCACCAGCCTGACTTACCGGGTCCCCAGGGACGGTCTGGGAGGGTGGCTGGAAGCCAATGGGGTTCTTGGTAGACTCTTCAGTGAAGCCAGTCTCCTCCTTGGAGCCAGTTGATATCTTCTGCAAGAGATCTGCAAAAGACATCCCCCCTgtgctgcccccagccccaccccagccacctgGCCCTGCCCACATGGCCTCCAGAGGCTCAGTGTCCCAGCCAGCAGGCACAGAGCTGGCTCCAAGGGTCTGGAGGCCCAAGCCACAGGATCGTGGGCATCTGGAAGACTTCAGAGTCCAAGATAGACAgcgagaggggagaggagaagaggagaaggaagggcagggcTGATGGGCCAGGAGGCGGCTATGGTCAGGTTCAACAGCCCTCCTAAGCGAGTGAGGTGTCCTTGGGGGATTGGCACTAAGGCACGTCTCCCCCAAGCTGCCTGTGTGTCCTTTTTTCTCCCGCTGGTGCCTTCTTTGTCCTGTGCCAGCTCATCCGGGTCCCCTGGCGTCTCTCCTAGGGCTCAGGTGTAGGGTAATATAGTGGGAGAGAGGCGTGAGCTCAGACGTGTGCCTACCTGGCTGGTTTGAAGTCTCCTTGAGATACTTGGAATTGTACTCAGAAGTCAGGAAGCGCGGGCCCTGGAACGCAGAAGgtgagccgggggcggggggggggacgtAAGAGAGAACAGGGCCCACGAGGTGGCTGGTGGCAGTGGTGGCTCTTCAGTTATCCGTGCTCTGAGTAGACCTGTGTGGCCCGTTCTGAGCAGGGAGGGCCAGCACAGCGCTCCTGACCCAAATCTGTCTCTGATGGGGCATCCGAGCCCCATAAATTCCACCATGAGAACACGGTTCCCCTGTGGCAGTGCGACTGTCACATCCCACACCGGACTCCCAGGAATGAACAGGGGGCCCAGAGCCCTGGGACCCAGACTAGGAGGGGGCCCAAAGCAAGGAGAGAGGCTGAGGGAAGAAAAATGGGTGCTTACTTCACAATTCACGGCCCAAGGCTGAACAGGTCTgcatgggagaggggagggaaggggccccTGGGGTTAAATCCCAAGACACGAGTAAGGAAGCCTGGGAGGACCGCTCTGATGCTGTCTTGGAAATAACAAATGACCTTGGCTCTCCCCACTGTTTCTAGATATGCTTAGTCCACCTTTATTTAGCTAGCTTTCAGGGTGAGTCAGAGCAGGTACATGTCTCcgggaggggaagggagtgggTCTGGCCCCTCTGCCCAGGGCACAGCCCTTGCTGGGGGCTGCCCACTCACATGCCGGGAGTTCTCCCACTCCAGCGAGCCCTTGCCCTGCTGCTGGTGGAGCAGGGGCATGtccctgggttccagccctatgATGGCCTGCGGCCCATAGTCCTGGGTGTCGAAATGGACCTTCCTGACCTGGGAGGGAGAAGCGGCCAGTCACTCTCCAGGTGAGGCGATGGCAGTCACTTCTCGACTCTGATTCTTCCCTTGACCCCTATGGAGTATCTGTAGCCTGAGgggccccctttttttttttttattttttttcaacgtttatttatttatttgggacagagagagacagagcatgaacgggggaggggcagagagagagggagacacagaatcagaaacaggctccgggctccgagccatcagcccagagcccgacgcggggctcgaactcacggaccgcgagatggtgacctggctgaagtcggacgcttaaccgacggcgccactcaggcgcccctcaaggggCCCCTTTATAATGAAGTTGGGTCACGTCCCTCCTTTGCTCAGAGCCCTGCAATCTTCCCACTGCACTGGGAGTAGAATCCCATGGCCTGACAGCCACCCGCGAGGACCTCGGCTCCTCACTTGGCTGCAGCCATCTGCCTCCCTGCTGTTCTTTGTCACATCACACACTCGCaccgcagggcctttgcacgtgctgtctGCGCTGCCTGGAACTCTCTATCTCTCACAGCGCTGCATTTAGAGGCACACTAACCTCCCTTGATTCTTTGACTCATGTCCCCATAGCAAGCTCTTTTCCAACCCTCCTGCTTTGCCGTTGCAACCCCTTCACTTCTGCTGcaccccctgccttttttttcccccagcacttGTGCCTTCATATATAGAAGAGACGTTCAGAACAatctggttgaatgaatgaaggtggtAAAGGTGGTTCGACTCCCAGCCCCCATGTGGCTCCCCTGTGCCCAGTCATCTCAGCCTTGACCAACCCTTCGTGGTGCAGTTCACCCTGCCGGACGGATCCTCACCCTTTCTTCCCTTCGGCTCTTCCTCTACCCCAGCCTTgggctccccctctcccccccagcaCTGACCTCTTTAGTAGGGGTCGCCGCGCTGGGCTTCTCCCGAGAATAGCCAGAGCTGGTCTGGTGCATGTTCCAGGGCAGCGGGTATGTGCCATCAGGCACCTCCAGGGGGCGGTAACTCTGACTGGTCACTGACTGGAAATTGGGGCGGACTTGTTCCCTGAGGGTGGGGCAGGAGCCGGAGCGATTACCACCAGGGCCACGTGGAGGCTGCTGTGCTTATCTCTAGAAGCTTCCCACTCCCCTGGAACCTCCCGCAGGAGTCCGCCTGCCTTTGGGCCCCAGGCTGGGCGCTGCGCCCCAAGTGCCCCAGGGTCCCAGACCTAGGCCAGGTAAGGGTCAGGGCCTCCGCGCACGGAGCTTACAGTGGGTCTGATGAGCTTCGATGGCCCTGAGAGCTAAGGCTCAGCGGAGCAGGGGGTGAGAAGGGATTGTACGGACCGTGCCCCATGGCCGGGTTGTCCAAGGCATCGAGATTGGCCTGGTATGAGACCACAGGACGGTAATTTGATTTGTAGCCTGTGCCTTCGTGACTGcccatgcggggcctgaactcctCCTGACCTGTCAGAGGGGGAGCGAGAAGACAGGACCAAGGGTCAGCGGAGTGGAAAAGCAGTGAGCAGGGCCtcccagcaaccccccccccccccacacacacacaggggcccAGGCCCCTTGGGATGGAGAAGGCATAGAGCCAGGGGCTGGAACAAGTGTGACAAGAGCCGTGAAAGCTTGGCCCTTCGAGACCGTGGCAGCAGGAAATAGAAACGACGAGGTGGGGACAAGGTCAGTGTGGCAGAaatggggggggaggagagggggatgggggcaGCAGGGCAAAGCCAGCCTGACAGTACAGGTGTGGACACAGTCCTTGGGAGGCTCACAGTCCTTGGGAGGTTCCTTGGGGAACCTCGGCGTGCTGGGGTCGCTCCGAGTGGTGACAGACCGGACAGGCTGCTCCTCTCCCAGTGGGAGGGCCTCCTCCCATCCTGCCTCGGGTccgggaaggggggtgggggggctcctgCCCAAAGGGGTCCTCACCATAGGCTGTGCAGTAAGTGGTGGCGTAAAATTGCAGGGGATCCGTGCAGCCTCCTGAACTCATCTTTACGTAAGGGGACACAACCCCCAAGGGGAGTTTCCCCATCATGATGCTGTGGGGCAGGGCCCCGAGGGGGGGGCACCTAGGAAGGACACACAAGGAGCCCCATCAGGTCAGCAGCCCAAAGGCCCCGAGCCTGGCTCAGGTCCCGGGCTGCAGAGACCATGGAGGTGAAGCTCGAACCCCACCCAGCCAGTGCCTTCCCCTTCGGCCTGTCCCTCTCCACCGACACCCGCACCCCAAAGAAAAGAGTCCTCGTTGTCAACCCTTCACTCATATGCATTCGTTTCGCCTTCCCCACAACTTGTTGTCATCTCCCCAGGGTATAGCCGGGAAACCGAGcttccagaagatgaagaattCGCTCATAATAGGTGGCCGACTGCCAGCTCCTGATCTCAATCCCCTCATGGTCTCCTCTGCGGACTGAATGGACAGACACCCTCCCACCTGGGGATTCCTGGCCACCCGGGCTCCAGAGCTcactcccagcccagggctccttgtctctcccccagctcctgggcctCGCTGGAGGAAGTTGGCTCAGCCCTCCTGGGGCCCAACCACAGCTGGCCCCACCCTCACCTGCCCTCTGCTGTGGCTCTGAGGTCTGGCGAGAGAGGCTTCGGGAGGCAGGAGCTGCTCCAGAGAAGCCCAGGCCCTCTGGGAGGTGGCCAGGCCGGGAGAAACAGTGTGTTGCCTAGCAACCGGTGCCTAGCAACAGCGTCCCCACGCCTTCGGAAGCCCTTCTAGGGCCCCGGGCCCACTGAGAGGCTGACCTGGccaggatggggggtgggggggccgctGCCCAGGCAAGGTCCTGCCTCCTttggtccccaccccccaccaccggCTTCCCTGGGCAGAGCTGGGCAGAGTTGCTGTCTGAGTgacaagaaattaaagataatctCAAACAACCACTCACACTTATTGGGTATGCACTCCTCAGCAGATGCTTTACATCCTTTATCTCCAGTGCTCTGAGTGGTTCTTCAAGGTAGCTATTATTATCCCTCTTTTCACGTGGGGAATATGAGGCCGAGACAGCAGTGCCTGGACTGGCCAGAGATCTCGGGAACCCAAGAATTGAGACTCGAACGTGGGCGGGTCCAGATCCCACCCGTAAGCCTCTCGGTGAATTACTTGAGCCAGATCGGTGCCAAGCTCTTTTACACACGTCACCTCAGATAATCCCCCCCAAACCACCCTGTGAACTGGGCACCATGATCACAGAGCCAATAGGCCACAGCCCCTGAGAGTGGAGCTCAAACCGGACGCGTCACCTTTCGTGAGATGCCCATCCTCTTAATGTATTCAGCTCCCGGAAGACAGTTGATGCTCAATTTTTCAAAGCTGCTATTCTCagcctatttttaaatgtttattttttgagagacacagagagagagagagagagagaatgagcggaggagagggagggagacacagaatccgaagcaggctccaggctctgagccatcagcacagagcccaacgcggggctcgaaatcacaaactgtgagatcatgacctgagctgaagtcggacgcttaaccgactgagccacccaggcgcccctcagcctgttttgcagatgggaaaGGTGAGGCCCAGCGACATTGCCCAGGCCTCAGAGTTGGCGAAGGATTAAGACGGGCGTCAGCCAACCCTGCTCCCTCTGGGCTGGCCCATCTGCCCCACAGGTGCTTTCAGGCTTGCAAATGTTTAACAACTTGATTTCTGGGGGtgcgctgggggtggggagccctgaTGTGCAGCATTTGCCCATTTCTGCTTTCCAACTGCCAGGGCAATGTCACTAAGCACAGCCCCCACTATACAGGCCTGGCACATCCAGAGCCAGTAgaccgaagcagcctccagaccaCGAATAGCAGACAAATGTAGGAACGTAATAAGGAGGTGATGACGTCGAATATGTATTGCTTCGTTTTTAATGCAATTGATTCGATTGTAAGTTTCTATCATTGGATTTTTAACAGTGGCCGAGTTCGGCAATCAGCTCACAAATTTCCTGGAGGTTTTGCCTTCTGCTCTCTCATGAGCTGGGGTGCGTTGGCTCTAGAACACCCCGACAGCTAGGGGAAAGCGAGGCGTGAATGAAGACAATGCCGAGGGAAAGGGGGCCGCCCCACCCGGGAGGTGCCCTGGCTGCACTCAGCCTCAAGTGACTGGACCTGCCAGCTTGTGACCACACCTGACCCCCACAGAGAGGCCCTGGACCCAGAGGTGCCCCGGGGCCAAGGGGAGACCCACCAGAGGAACAACTCTGTTCAGGGATCAGAAGCTGCGAGGCCAGAAGCGAAAGCGCACAGCCCTGCTCTCCCAGTCTGATGACGGAGGCTCGGGTGAGCTCCACCCATGAACCACAGAGGAGAGTAAGACCGCCATGCGTCGTCAGGACGGAGGGATGCAGTGGCCCTCCCCAAAGTGTGCATAGAAAAGTGGTTACAAGGAAGAGCTCGGACCCTGAAGCCTGATGGCATAAGCCCTTGGCTCTACCACATAATAACTAAGATTCGATGAGTGTtacttgtgcctcagtttccccttctggaaAATGGTACCTGCCTATGGGGTTGTGGTACATTGTGAAGCACTTGAGATACTCGAGGCGCAGTGTCTAGCAGGCCgtaggtggaggggagggagggctcgCCACCCGGATGGCCCCGCGAGGGCGAGGGTGGGTAGCGCTGGCATGTTCGGAGCCGCGATGGGTCCCTGGTGGCCGGAGCACTGTGTGGGGAGGAAGCGCTCGGCCGGGAGAGGCTGTGCCAGGTTTTCCTTTTAGCAGCTGGCGGGGGCAGAGGAGGTGGCGAGAGGTTTGAAATAGTCGGGAGCGCTGCGAGGGAAACTCTAGAGCTGCCGGAGACAGCCCGGGCTGGAGCCCACAGGGGATGCGAAGGAATTCAGGGAGGTGTCTGCTCCCAGACTCAACTCCCCTTAGGTCTGGGCGCCCGCgacctgttttttttgtttttgtttttgtttctttgctgtgtgGCGACACCCGGCGGCCGCCAGAGGGAACTGCAAGATGTGCAACAGGGCTCATAGGGCTAGGGGGCTCCTGGAGCGCCCTGAGGAGGATGCAGGGCCCCCATCGCCCCGGCCACACAccaccctgcctcccctgccctccagaaCAGACGGGGCCGACCTGGCAAGGAGCGCTCGGGGAGGGCAAGGGCCGGAGCCTAGAAGGAGCAGGAACCTCCGGGCAGTTTACCAGGTGCTGCTCCCCAGTGGTAACCGAATTGCTGTGCGACTTTCGGACCTCTCAGCGAGCGTcctccatatttcttttcttttcttttttaagtttatttatttattttgagagacagagagagagcatacgcaggggaggggcagagagagagagagagagagcgtcccaaggaggctcccctctttcagcgcagagccccacgcagggctcgatcccaccaaccacgagatcacgaccacAGCCGAAATCAAGTGTTCAGCgcttaagaaactgaggcactcaggcaccccgtGCCTTCATCTTCCTATCTGTAAGAGGAAGCAACGGACTAAAGGATCCTTCCAGATTTAAAGTGGGAAAAATCCAGGGCCCGCCTCAGCCCATCTTCCCAATGCTGTTCCCATTTATCGAGCATTTTCTGTGCAGGTGCAGAGCTGGGTTGTCTCTTCACTCTTCAGTCCGGCCCCAGAAGACAGGAActgttattattatccccactttataggCAGGAAGGGGTAGAGCCAGCTTTGATCCCAGAATTCACACTAAGCCGGCTAGAATGTGCTGGAAATTCTCTGTCAGGTGCTGGGACTATAGCAGTGGGCTCTCCACCATTTGGCTGAGCTCTATGATCTCCCAAAGGGACAGACCGCCCCGGCCAGATGGGccacctctttctcctttctaggCCTGCCTGGTCCTGAGCAGCAAGATTCAGCCCTGTTTCCCTCCTTCGAGGAGGCAGAGCTACAGACACACTGGGGCTGGCCCTGGACACCAGCAGCTGCCTCCCCTCTGAAGCCTGGAAGGTTGAGGCTCAGGAACCAGTTAGAGGACATTTTGGGGCCCTGGCACGCAGAACTCCTTAGCTGGAACCAATGAGGGGAAGGCCCTGAATGGGGACAGACATCTGCACACTGCGCTCTGGGCTGCGTGGGCTTTGGGTCCCCAAAGGAAGATCAACTCAGGCGAACGAGGCAGCACAGCACCAAGCAGGTGTCATTTGTCTTTGATtgacatgtgtcttttttttaaagtttatttattttgagagacggagagaaagagcactcgagaggggggagggacagagagagggagagagagaagcccaagcggggtccgcactgtcagcacagagcccgacgcggggctcgatctcatgaaccgtgctcaggtcatgagcagaaatcaagagttgggcgcttaactgactgagccacccaggcgccccggattgaCGTGTGTCTTGATGACAGGTCTCAGAGGGCAGGACCAGGAGGAGAAATTCAAGGGGGGGAAAACTTCCTGACACACCCAACCTTCTAATGGGGGAACAGGTAGTCCTGGTGGGGAGTGAGTTCTCCATCCCAGAAGGCATTCAAGTTTGAATTCACCTGAATCTGGATGACAATAATAGCAAACTCCCTTTCGGGCTTTATTTGGTATCAGGCAGTGTTCTAAGTGCCTCGCATGTATGAACACATTTGAGCCCTGTCACGGTGAGATGTGCTCCTGGGTGGGAGTGGTAGCATCAGCAcctgcattttataaatgaagaaactgaggcccagagagcccgTGTGACTTGTccggggtcacacagctaatgggGGAAGAGTTACTGTTTGAATGCAGACAGCCTGCCTCTGAGGGCCATGCTGGCGGCTGCTTTGCTCTTGCCTCATGGGTTGAACTAGAAGGTTCTCCAAGCTGTTGTCAAAATCTGAAAATGGGTTTTCAGGTTTGATGACGGTTTTTCTCTTCTAAGACGcgtgcctcccctgccctctctctcactcagctCCTTGGCCTCTGCTAGATGCCTCGGGGTGAAAATCTACAGAAGAAAGGCTTAAAATCATCCAAATTGGCCACGATGACTGAGAAGTGGGAAGCAGGGCTCCGGGGTGCAGCGgagcggggggctgggggtggcagggagaggggactttgttctccttttgaaaaaattgtgctaaggggcgcctgggtggctcagtcggttaagcctccgacttttgattttggctcaggtcatgatctcacagtccgtgagttcgagcctttgGGCTTTGCACCGACAGGGTGAAGATGAAAAGGTTCTGAAGATGGGTGGTGGGGAGAGTTGTGCAATATTATgatgtatttaatgccatttttttacatgtttattttatttactttttgagagagagattgacagagtgtgagcaggggaggggcagagagagagaggaagacacagaatccgaagcgggctccaggctccgagttgtcggcacagagcctgacgcggggctcgaccccacgaaccgtgagatcacgacctgagctgaagtcgggcgctcaaccgactgagccacccaggcgcccctaaaccgtgcactttaaaatggttgagatggtaaattttatgttatgtatattttaccacaatttttaaatgttttaactttttaaattttttttttgaaagagagagcgagacagagagagagcatgcgtgcatgcattcaagcaggcaaggggcagagagaggagagagaatcccaagcctgacgtggggctccaccccacgaactgtgagatcatgaccggagctgaaatcaagagtcggctctCGAAGTCCCTGTGCTAGAGGCTGGGGCGGCCCCAAAGGGAATGTTGCCTGGCTTCGGGCTGGCACTAAAaccagggggtggtgggggaggagggattgGATCAGTGTTGCCCCCAGGGAAGGCCTGGGCTGAGCCCTTCAGGTGGGAGAGGACGGGACAAGAAGGCTGATGTCTTGGGTGAGACCAGGTCACATCCCTGCTCCTTTCTGAGCCTCTTCCAGAACTTGGGTTTGATGCCCAGCTGTGGCACAAATAGTGCTGTGTTACTTTCCTTAGTTCATCACCCTCTCTGGTCTTGCTGCCTGTGAATCGAAGAGCGCTGGGCCAGAACAGATTTGCTTAAGTTTGAGATGTGTTGTTTCTTTGGCTTCAGGGCCTCAGAACTCATTCTTCAAACAGACGTGGAAATGACAGCTACCTCCGaacctcctcctccaggccctcCCCTGTGTGATAGCAGCACCCCAGCCCATTCTCTTTCAAGGTCCTTCTGCTTGTTCCAGGGGAGGGCGGTGGGGGCTCCGCCTCGGCTCCGCCCACGCTCCCACTTTGGGACCAGCTGGACCCCCTACTGGCCGTCTCTCCTGGCCCAGACCCTGAGATGTGGCCACAGAGGCCACGGGGTCTGTGGCACCGAGCTCCCCAAAGCCCTACTTCTGCCGACAGGAACACTGCTTCTGAATCAGGATGCTTCTGAGCCCACCTGACACACCCCACCCgggccaggtgccccccactgtGGGATCACTGGGATCTCAGTGACCTGGGGTAGAGTAATTTGAAGCTGGAGACACAGCATAAAGAGGATCATGGCAGGAAGGGCTGATGGGGGCAATGGCCAAGCCCACAGGGCCCGCTTGTCCACAGGATGGGGGTAACAGGGTGGCTGGTGGGGGCCGTCCCGCTCAAGGGCTCCGCAGCCCCGAGGATGGCCCAGGCTGGGGATCAGAGGCTACTAGGTCTGACTTTGGAGCCTCACCCACCTGCACTCAGATCCTAGCTCAGTCAAGGTCAGTGTCCTTGGGCCTCACTTTCCTCTCTGTGACAGCAGGATGCTAGCTGTTCCCTGGGCCATTTTGAGAATGACCTGAGGGCAGTAAGAAGGGGGCACAGCATGGCACCCACACAGTGGGCACAGCGAGAGATGGGGCTGTGATGATCGTGGGTACAAAGACTGGGTTCAGGCAGAGAGCCAGCGGGCAGGCCAGGGGGCCCCAGCTTCCACTATTTGCCTGTTTCCAGCTTCTCTGCGCTGTGACTGGGGCCTCTAGGAAGGTGAACTGCCCTGGGGACACGGGAGGGCTGCCGGGGACGGGGTCCTGAAACCCTCCCCTTTAAGAAGTGCTCTAGAGTATTCTGCTCACTACGCAGTCACCACCAGGAACTGAAATGGCCCAAGTCTGATGGCCTaagtctgctctctctctctctgtctctgtctttcctaaAAGGCAACAATTCCCTTGGCGACCTGAGCATTCTCTCTCCAGCTCGTGCTCATTTGATGGCTGTTCTGGTTCTGCCTGTTCTGTTCTTTTACTGTCTCCTCTGGGTGCACTGGTTGATCttgcacaaaatttaaaaattcatgactCCCGGGAAAGATGAAATGAGACGGAGCAGAAAATAAGAACCCAGTCCCAGTTGTCCAATGAGATGAAGATATTCCCGGCAGCGATCAGCAAGAGACTCGGGGCAGGGGTCGAGAGCAGGGGGTCTGGATACGCGGAGATCCGGCTTCAAATCTGCAGCCCTGTCTTTACGAGGGCTGTGCTGTCAGATGCCCTTAACTTCTCGAAGGGCAGAAGTTTCCTTAGCTGGAGTGATGAGGTCACGGTggtgaggtcacacagcagaagTCATACAGCGAGGCTGAGGATTCAGGAAAGACcacagttggggcgcctgggtggctcagtccattaagcgtctgatttcggctcaggtcatgatctcgtgttcatgagttcgagcccaacgaggggctctgtgctgacagctcggagcctggcgcctgcttcggattctgtgtctccctctctctctctgcccctcccctgctcacgttctgtctctttctgtctctcaaaagtaaataaatgtttaaaaaattaaaacaataaaaagggtCCAatacttggttttggctcaggtcatgatctcctggttcatgagatagagccccatgtccctgcttgggattctctctctctctctctctgctcctcccccgctctctctctctcatatatatatatatatatatatatatatatatatattttttttttttttttaatctgccttcctcctttccaggCCTCATCAGTAACCCCAGCAATGTGTGGAGAccacagggcagggcctggaTCACCCAGTCACCCCCTGAAGACATTGTCCCATTCACGCTGGACTTGGCCCAAGTGAGAAATAAACCTCGCTTTGTTAAAGCTGCTGCGATTTGgaggtttatttattatcatagtctaaccgcccaggtgccccatgcttcCAGCCTCAAACAAGAGCCGTTTCCAGACTCTCCAAACATGCCCCGCCCTCTGCCAGCTCCTTCCTTCGCCCAtgcagttccctctgcctggaatgcttttccctgCCACAGTGCTCTACCTAAAGCACAGATCTGAACAGGTCCCTTCTCTGTTTATATCTCTCAGATAGCTCTCAGAGACCTTTCAGGGAGGTCATCCTCAAGCTAAACGAGAGGGCTTTGCTGGCAGCGAGGAAGGCCATCTCACTAAGCGGTGTCGGGTGTCACAACTGGAGAGCGAGGCTAGGGTGGTACAGGCGGGGGCTGTCCGCCTGGCGGCAGAGAGACCGGGGTGCTGTGGCCGCTGCGCCCCCCACAGTGGCTTCCGGGAGGTTCTTGGCAAGATCCAGGCGGCGGGCACCCAAGGGACAGTGCAGAGTTCCCAGAGAGGACACTCCCCGATGGCGCACACAGGTTTTTAACAATTTATAAACCGAAGTGACCGAGAGACAGGAACGGCCAATACAGGCAGCACGCCAAGCCCTGTTCTTACGAGAGGGCAAAACCGCAGAGGGGTGAGGAGGGCCGGCGTGGAACCGGGCTGCCCAGCTTGACACGCCACATCTCCGGGTCCCTGGCGGAGCCGCCCTGACCAAGTGGCTCGGCTTTTCTGCACCTCTGATCCCCAGGTAGAGCGGGATGGCCCGAGAGCCTCCACCTCTCTCTAGAAGTGAGCTGCCCCAGGGGCGCGCCTCACACGGTTACATCTCGCTGTCGTTAGTCTCAGGAGAAAGCTACAAGACGTGTGGTCTTGGCTGTCCCCGTGACACTGGCCGGGACACCGACCACGCGGCCACGTGCCCCTCCTGCCACGTGGTCAACGGGCCTCGTAGGCCATGGCGATCACCGGTGTGGGCTTTCC is a genomic window of Acinonyx jubatus isolate Ajub_Pintada_27869175 chromosome D1, VMU_Ajub_asm_v1.0, whole genome shotgun sequence containing:
- the PPP1R32 gene encoding protein phosphatase 1 regulatory subunit 32 isoform X2 — protein: MMGKLPLGVVSPYVKMSSGGCTDPLQFYATTYCTAYGQEEFRPRMGSHEGTGYKSNYRPVVSYQANLDALDNPAMGHGPYNPFSPPAPLSLSSQGHRSSSDPLEQVRPNFQSVTSQSYRPLEVPDGTYPLPWNMHQTSSGYSREKPSAATPTKEVRKVHFDTQDYGPQAIIGLEPRDMPLLHQQQGKGSLEWENSRHGPRFLTSEYNSKYLKETSNQPDLLQKISTGSKEETGFTEESTKNPIGFQPPSQTVPGDPVLHPGRSVTRSDFLPTTHIRGDEFLPVLARGSERETGYSQVNERLLNPREPTGFSLNNPSYIRSPYDPDMDNQYLTTYNQGYFENIPKGLDREGWTRGGTQPQKPGGYALNQPVTRMEATPTPMESLRRLHPHVGRTLIPEDPFYRAVPPSSHFATSS
- the PPP1R32 gene encoding protein phosphatase 1 regulatory subunit 32 isoform X3, whose translation is MMGKLPLGVVSPYVKMSSGGCTDPLQFYATTYCTAYGQEEFRPRMGSHEGTGYKSNYRPVVSYQANLDALDNPAMGHGPYNPFSPPAPLSLSSQGHRSSSDPLEQVRPNFQSVTSQSYRPLEVPDGTYPLPWNMHQTSSGYSREKPSAATPTKEGPRFLTSEYNSKYLKETSNQPDLLQKISTGSKEETGFTEESTKNPIGFQPPSQTVPGDPVLHPGRSVTRSDFLPTTHIRGDEFLPVLARGSERETGYSQVNERLLNPRVPPPSPRPSSVSHRQFQPPQRVQQTNVALLGREIVGNKEPTGFSLNNPSYIRSPYDPDMDNQYLTTYNQGYFENIPKGLDREGWTRGGTQPQKPGGYALNQPVTRMEATPTPMESLRRLHPHVGRTLIPEDPFYRAVPPSSHFATSS
- the PPP1R32 gene encoding protein phosphatase 1 regulatory subunit 32 isoform X1 is translated as MMGKLPLGVVSPYVKMSSGGCTDPLQFYATTYCTAYGQEEFRPRMGSHEGTGYKSNYRPVVSYQANLDALDNPAMGHGPYNPFSPPAPLSLSSQGHRSSSDPLEQVRPNFQSVTSQSYRPLEVPDGTYPLPWNMHQTSSGYSREKPSAATPTKEVRKVHFDTQDYGPQAIIGLEPRDMPLLHQQQGKGSLEWENSRHGPRFLTSEYNSKYLKETSNQPDLLQKISTGSKEETGFTEESTKNPIGFQPPSQTVPGDPVLHPGRSVTRSDFLPTTHIRGDEFLPVLARGSERETGYSQVNERLLNPRVPPPSPRPSSVSHRQFQPPQRVQQTNVALLGREIVGNKEPTGFSLNNPSYIRSPYDPDMDNQYLTTYNQGYFENIPKGLDREGWTRGGTQPQKPGGYALNQPVTRMEATPTPMESLRRLHPHVGRTLIPEDPFYRAVPPSSHFATSS